In Fodinibius saliphilus, a genomic segment contains:
- a CDS encoding Crp/Fnr family transcriptional regulator, which yields MNKQSGFIALIKTITDLPPEQEEKFIALLSIKHINSGEFFVKAGRISRNIAFVNQGLFRYFYTTEEGVEFTKGFFDSRSVLSAYDALLENSPAHYSIEALEDAVIEMVDYDKFRQLFSEDPCWNEFLVALLQKGYVAKVRREREFLLMDAEQRYLTFLRRYPDLEKRIKQHIIASYIGIAPESLSRIRKKQTS from the coding sequence ATGAATAAGCAAAGCGGATTTATAGCGCTAATTAAAACGATTACGGATTTACCACCCGAACAGGAAGAAAAATTCATTGCTCTTCTTTCTATAAAACATATAAACAGTGGAGAATTCTTTGTGAAGGCTGGCCGGATTTCCCGAAATATTGCCTTTGTAAACCAAGGCCTATTTAGGTATTTCTACACGACTGAAGAAGGCGTAGAATTCACCAAAGGTTTTTTTGACAGTCGTTCGGTACTAAGTGCTTATGATGCTCTCCTTGAAAATAGTCCGGCTCACTATTCCATTGAGGCACTGGAGGATGCAGTAATCGAAATGGTAGATTACGATAAATTTAGACAGCTGTTTTCTGAAGATCCCTGCTGGAATGAATTCTTGGTGGCACTTCTCCAGAAAGGATACGTGGCCAAAGTACGCAGAGAGCGGGAGTTTCTATTGATGGATGCCGAGCAGCGGTACCTCACATTTCTGAGACGATATCCTGATCTCGAAAAAAGGATCAAACAGCATATTATCGCTTCTTATATAGGCATTGCACCCGAATCGCTCAGCCGGATAAGAAAAAAACAGACCTCTTAA
- a CDS encoding VWA domain-containing protein: protein MKDSKNTLLAVVILCLYVMILLTGCVKKANNNEEIDVELIESKTELPSKIQLFYKVDLGKDHQFTTLEPSNFEIYENGSQISSLEAQAQIQQEPGDFLYSSVLMLDLSGSILNNADLPKLKEAATSFIKKTMPKKGESLHGTREMALFWFDGEENIHPLISYTSDRDTLISGIESIDEEISNDVSTNLNGAVIQGLSSMDARLRDVKGDADIATAGSMVLFTDGTDQAGYIKTDVALDSVSSAADEHGLFTIGLGGEIDKEILKKFGKNGFELAEDSLELNDSFLKIADRLEAETNSFYVLEYCSPKRSGTHSLELRAVYEDKFGSFQTQFSAEGFSGGCSVE, encoded by the coding sequence ATGAAGGACTCAAAAAATACCCTCCTTGCTGTTGTTATCCTTTGCCTTTACGTAATGATTTTATTGACCGGTTGTGTAAAAAAAGCCAATAATAATGAGGAGATTGATGTAGAGCTTATCGAATCGAAAACGGAATTGCCCTCAAAAATACAATTGTTTTATAAAGTTGATCTGGGAAAAGATCATCAATTTACGACTCTGGAACCGTCGAATTTTGAGATCTATGAAAACGGTTCTCAAATATCATCACTCGAAGCCCAGGCCCAGATTCAGCAAGAGCCCGGTGACTTTCTGTATTCTTCTGTGTTGATGTTGGACCTTAGTGGTAGTATTCTCAATAATGCCGATCTGCCCAAGCTAAAAGAAGCGGCAACTTCCTTTATTAAAAAGACAATGCCCAAGAAGGGAGAGAGTCTGCATGGCACTCGAGAGATGGCCCTCTTTTGGTTTGATGGGGAGGAAAACATCCACCCGTTGATATCCTATACCTCTGACAGAGATACCTTGATCAGTGGAATTGAATCTATTGATGAAGAGATAAGTAATGATGTATCCACCAACCTAAATGGGGCGGTAATACAGGGACTCTCTTCAATGGATGCCCGGCTTCGTGACGTGAAAGGGGATGCTGATATTGCCACGGCCGGTTCGATGGTACTTTTTACCGATGGTACGGATCAGGCGGGTTATATAAAAACGGATGTAGCCTTGGATTCGGTTAGCAGTGCTGCAGATGAGCACGGACTTTTTACTATAGGATTGGGTGGAGAAATAGATAAAGAAATATTGAAGAAGTTTGGGAAGAACGGTTTCGAACTGGCTGAGGATTCTCTAGAGCTGAACGATAGCTTTCTAAAAATAGCAGATCGCCTTGAGGCCGAAACAAACTCATTTTACGTGCTGGAATATTGTTCTCCCAAGCGTTCGGGTACCCATAGCCTTGAACTACGTGCCGTTTACGAAGATAAGTTTGGCAGCTTCCAGACGCAGTTTTCTGCCGAAGGGTTTTCTGGGGGATGCTCAGTGGAGTAA
- a CDS encoding aminoacyl-tRNA deacylase: MPLSKLTEYLDSHDKKYMVIKHSNAYTAQEVAASAHIPGREMAKTVMANIDGKMSMIVTPSTHIVDFDRVKDALGITEADLASEEEFKDLFPGCELGAMPPFGNLFNMDTYVAEALAEDEEIAFNAGNHRELVKMRYDDFEELVEPTVIALAKRYA, encoded by the coding sequence ATGCCACTATCGAAATTAACTGAATATCTGGATTCTCACGATAAAAAGTACATGGTTATCAAGCATTCCAATGCTTATACCGCCCAAGAAGTAGCTGCAAGTGCCCATATCCCCGGCAGAGAGATGGCAAAGACGGTGATGGCAAATATCGATGGTAAAATGAGTATGATTGTAACGCCATCTACGCATATCGTTGACTTTGATCGGGTTAAAGATGCGTTAGGGATTACTGAGGCCGACTTGGCTTCAGAAGAGGAGTTTAAAGATCTGTTTCCCGGTTGTGAGTTGGGGGCAATGCCGCCGTTTGGAAACCTCTTTAATATGGATACCTATGTAGCAGAGGCATTGGCAGAAGATGAGGAAATCGCTTTTAACGCCGGTAATCACCGCGAGTTGGTGAAGATGCGATACGATGATTTTGAAGAGCTTGTAGAGCCTACGGTTATAGCCCTGGCTAAACGATATGCGTAG
- a CDS encoding carbohydrate porin, whose product MHKYIFLPLFLYALACCSTPALAQSGDEAPSIWTRENATGSWNGLRLKLEDHGLGVDVNLITEVMGNIAGGIKQEAVFIENLDFKVLMDTEKLIGWSGSNILLSTLQNNGQSISAHAGDVQGISNIEAVKTIRLFEAWIQQNLFKNKLSILGGLYDINSEFDFMESASLFIQSSQGLGGDFAGSGLIGPPTFPIAGLGGRIKYVPNRKIYLQAGIFDGVPGAPGEIDHADFSWNKRGGSLVMAELGLLSFGDNTFKPQQGLTTRQQRSHVGREVSSDYQSKIAFGAWNYSRNYVSERYGLSRPGITDNQNDQGIYILADWKWNPNPQKPYQQLSIFGRIGFAENEVSRFKSYGGGGITFKGILPGDPNGLMGLSIASVQDSKLFQRINPGIDDFETAIEWTYLSKVVPWLNVQPDLQYIISPGTAPNRENVWILGLRTDIIL is encoded by the coding sequence ATGCACAAATATATTTTTCTGCCTTTATTTCTGTACGCTTTGGCCTGTTGCAGTACTCCTGCCCTTGCCCAGTCCGGTGACGAGGCTCCTTCAATCTGGACACGAGAAAATGCTACCGGCAGCTGGAACGGTCTGCGCCTGAAGTTGGAGGATCACGGTCTCGGTGTTGATGTGAACCTCATAACCGAGGTAATGGGAAACATTGCCGGCGGCATTAAACAAGAGGCTGTATTCATAGAAAACCTCGACTTCAAGGTACTCATGGATACAGAAAAGCTGATCGGCTGGAGCGGATCTAACATACTACTCTCCACTCTACAAAATAATGGACAGAGCATCAGTGCCCATGCCGGTGATGTACAGGGTATCAGTAATATTGAAGCCGTAAAAACGATCCGGCTCTTTGAGGCATGGATCCAGCAAAACCTGTTTAAAAACAAACTGTCCATTTTGGGCGGTCTCTACGATATCAATTCTGAATTCGACTTTATGGAGTCGGCCTCCCTCTTTATTCAGAGCTCTCAGGGTCTGGGCGGTGACTTTGCCGGCAGCGGGCTGATCGGGCCACCCACCTTTCCTATAGCCGGACTGGGAGGACGCATAAAATATGTGCCCAACCGTAAAATTTACCTGCAGGCGGGCATCTTCGACGGTGTGCCCGGGGCCCCGGGCGAAATTGACCATGCCGATTTTAGCTGGAATAAAAGGGGAGGATCGTTGGTCATGGCCGAACTTGGACTGCTCTCTTTCGGGGATAACACCTTTAAACCACAACAGGGACTCACTACCCGTCAGCAACGAAGTCATGTCGGCAGAGAGGTCTCCAGCGACTACCAAAGCAAAATTGCCTTCGGTGCGTGGAACTACAGCCGGAACTATGTTTCGGAACGGTATGGGCTTTCTCGCCCCGGTATTACTGATAACCAGAACGACCAAGGAATCTATATCCTGGCCGATTGGAAATGGAATCCCAATCCACAAAAACCCTATCAGCAGCTCTCCATTTTTGGCCGTATTGGCTTTGCGGAAAATGAAGTCAGCCGTTTTAAATCGTATGGAGGCGGGGGTATCACCTTTAAAGGTATCCTCCCCGGTGACCCCAACGGACTAATGGGACTTTCCATTGCTTCGGTACAAGACAGCAAACTTTTTCAACGTATCAACCCGGGAATCGACGATTTTGAAACCGCAATAGAATGGACATACTTATCAAAAGTAGTACCCTGGCTCAACGTTCAGCCGGATTTACAATATATCATTAGCCCGGGTACAGCCCCCAACCGTGAAAATGTCTGGATCCTGGGATTGCGCACTGACATTATACTGTAG
- a CDS encoding DUF6122 family protein — translation MIHIALHFIVPLLVAFIFYAERWYSAALIMIITMLVDADHLLADPIYDPARCSIGYHPLHTIPAIIIYAILFVVPLIALRHSDSNLFPPTARILHLIGLGLLIHMALDGIDCLF, via the coding sequence ATGATTCATATCGCTCTACACTTTATTGTACCCCTGCTGGTCGCTTTCATATTTTATGCCGAGCGATGGTACAGTGCAGCTCTCATTATGATTATCACCATGCTCGTGGATGCCGATCATCTGTTAGCTGATCCTATCTATGACCCCGCCCGCTGTTCTATTGGTTATCATCCACTACACACCATACCGGCTATCATAATCTATGCCATACTGTTTGTTGTTCCACTTATAGCGCTTCGACATTCCGACAGTAATCTCTTTCCCCCTACGGCCCGCATACTGCATCTAATTGGACTGGGGCTTCTAATCCACATGGCGCTAGACGGAATCGACTGCCTGTTTTGA
- the paaZ gene encoding phenylacetic acid degradation bifunctional protein PaaZ yields the protein MNVRSYIKGEWIEQGEEKELISAVTGNTVATMLEADLDYKGTCEYARQQAGPILRKLSIHERAFKIKFLGQYLMERKEDYYKLSTHTGATRQDSWIDIEGGIGSMFTLSSKSRIELSDLPYHVEGDHERLSRKGTFVGQHICVPRHGVAVHINAFNFPVWGMLEKLAPAIISGMPAIIKPSPTGSYLAYKVFKDMIASEILPEGSIQFIAADKPGDLLDHLTSQDSVAFTGSASTGQKLKAHPNIVANNVRFNLEADSLNCSILGSDVTPDMEEFDLFIKEVANEMTVKTGQKCTAIRRTIVPEERVDDVVEALKTRLKKTTIGDPAKKETRMGPLASSLQADRFEEQVSDLMEMTESVYSNGQGLEGAFTDPKVLLCRQPFEVDEVHKVEAFGPMTTVMPYTSNQEAIDLANKADGSLVGSLFTADDDIAGEITLGCAPYHGRFMVVNRDCADESTGHGSPMPHMVHGGPGHAGGGEELGGARAVIHNMQRVALQGSPTTLTAITNQYIKGAKTKETEPHPFQQFFEDLEVGEARTTDTHTVTEEDIERFADLSGDEFYAHTDPDAAERSLFGEIVAHGYFVLSRAAGLFVHPDEGPVMLNYGLENLRFTQPVAPGDTIQAKLIVKRKTVRQKKAKDKFPFGIVYWDVEVTNQDDEIVAEYTILTLIKRREVLDMDIFEEKE from the coding sequence ATGAACGTACGAAGTTATATTAAAGGCGAGTGGATTGAACAAGGTGAAGAAAAAGAACTTATCAGCGCAGTAACGGGCAATACCGTTGCAACCATGCTGGAAGCCGACCTGGATTATAAAGGGACTTGTGAATATGCACGTCAACAGGCGGGCCCGATTCTCCGAAAACTCTCTATCCATGAACGTGCTTTTAAGATTAAGTTTCTGGGCCAGTACTTGATGGAACGCAAGGAAGACTATTATAAACTTTCTACCCATACCGGCGCTACGCGACAAGATTCATGGATCGATATTGAAGGCGGTATTGGCAGCATGTTTACCTTATCAAGCAAATCTCGGATTGAACTCTCCGATCTGCCCTACCATGTTGAAGGCGACCACGAACGACTCTCACGCAAAGGTACATTTGTAGGACAACATATCTGCGTGCCCCGTCATGGTGTGGCCGTACATATCAATGCCTTTAATTTTCCTGTTTGGGGGATGCTGGAAAAGCTTGCGCCGGCCATTATCTCGGGAATGCCGGCAATCATAAAGCCCTCACCGACGGGCTCATATCTGGCCTATAAAGTTTTTAAGGATATGATCGCCTCTGAAATATTACCAGAAGGATCTATTCAATTTATAGCCGCTGACAAGCCCGGCGATCTGCTTGATCACCTAACCAGCCAAGACAGCGTTGCCTTTACCGGCTCGGCCAGTACGGGACAAAAGCTCAAGGCACATCCCAATATTGTAGCCAATAATGTACGTTTTAATCTGGAAGCCGATTCCCTGAACTGCTCGATCCTCGGCAGCGACGTTACCCCTGATATGGAAGAGTTTGATCTCTTTATCAAAGAGGTAGCTAATGAGATGACGGTAAAAACAGGACAAAAATGTACCGCTATTCGCCGAACCATCGTCCCCGAAGAACGCGTGGATGATGTAGTTGAAGCCTTGAAAACACGCCTCAAAAAAACAACTATTGGCGATCCTGCTAAAAAAGAAACACGCATGGGTCCGCTGGCCAGTTCTCTGCAGGCCGACCGGTTTGAAGAACAAGTTTCGGACCTGATGGAAATGACTGAATCAGTCTATAGCAATGGGCAAGGCTTGGAGGGCGCCTTTACCGATCCAAAGGTACTGCTTTGCCGCCAACCTTTTGAAGTGGATGAAGTTCACAAGGTTGAGGCCTTTGGACCTATGACTACCGTAATGCCCTACACATCCAATCAGGAAGCGATCGACTTGGCCAATAAGGCCGACGGCTCGCTGGTAGGCTCACTGTTTACGGCTGATGATGATATTGCCGGGGAAATTACGCTTGGCTGCGCTCCGTATCATGGACGCTTCATGGTTGTCAACCGAGATTGTGCCGATGAGTCAACAGGTCACGGCTCACCCATGCCCCATATGGTGCACGGCGGTCCCGGACATGCCGGCGGGGGTGAAGAGCTAGGCGGGGCACGAGCTGTGATACATAATATGCAACGGGTTGCTTTACAAGGATCTCCCACCACCTTAACAGCCATTACAAACCAATATATCAAAGGAGCTAAAACCAAGGAAACTGAGCCCCATCCCTTTCAACAATTCTTCGAAGATTTAGAAGTGGGAGAGGCACGAACTACCGATACCCACACAGTAACCGAAGAGGATATTGAACGGTTTGCCGATCTTTCCGGAGATGAATTCTATGCTCACACCGACCCGGATGCTGCTGAGCGTTCTTTATTCGGTGAGATTGTTGCCCATGGTTATTTTGTTCTTTCGCGGGCAGCGGGTTTGTTTGTACACCCGGATGAAGGTCCTGTAATGCTTAACTACGGCCTGGAAAACCTGCGTTTTACTCAACCTGTGGCGCCCGGTGATACCATCCAAGCTAAATTAATCGTCAAGCGAAAAACCGTACGGCAAAAGAAAGCCAAAGATAAATTCCCGTTTGGCATTGTTTACTGGGATGTAGAGGTGACAAACCAAGATGACGAGATCGTTGCCGAATATACCATCCTTACACTTATCAAACGCCGGGAAGTTCTGGATATGGATATTTTTGAGGAGAAAGAGTAA
- a CDS encoding SDR family oxidoreductase encodes MVLENNTILITGGSSGIGLELAQRLIERNNKVLICGRTADKLKLAKKKLPQIKYLQCDISKPSDCERLRNWVLEKHPDCNILINNAAIVHIENFFRDDDILDKADAEIQTNLMAPIRLSKLFAPILRNNKNPSIITITTGLVYVPRTIYPFYNATKSALHSFVQVLRSQSSDSLINIIEVQFPAVDTPWHQGNPPDIAITVEEAVEKMIKGLEKGDKEIQVGKVKMLYLLSRLAPKLAFRKLNSL; translated from the coding sequence ATGGTACTTGAAAACAATACTATCCTTATAACCGGCGGAAGTTCCGGCATCGGCCTGGAGTTGGCCCAAAGACTCATCGAACGTAATAATAAGGTGCTAATTTGCGGACGAACGGCAGATAAGCTGAAACTGGCTAAGAAGAAATTGCCGCAAATCAAATACCTGCAATGTGATATTTCAAAGCCGTCGGATTGTGAACGACTGCGCAACTGGGTGTTGGAGAAACATCCCGATTGCAATATATTGATCAATAATGCCGCTATCGTCCACATCGAAAATTTTTTTCGAGATGACGATATTCTTGATAAAGCCGATGCCGAAATTCAGACCAATCTGATGGCTCCCATTCGGCTCTCCAAACTATTCGCCCCTATCCTTAGGAATAATAAAAATCCGTCGATTATAACCATTACTACCGGACTGGTTTATGTACCGCGTACTATTTATCCATTCTATAATGCTACCAAATCAGCCTTGCATTCATTTGTGCAGGTGCTGAGGTCACAATCCTCTGATTCCTTAATTAATATCATTGAAGTCCAATTTCCGGCAGTGGATACGCCCTGGCATCAAGGTAATCCGCCAGATATAGCAATTACTGTTGAAGAAGCCGTTGAAAAAATGATTAAAGGATTAGAGAAGGGAGATAAGGAAATACAAGTAGGAAAAGTGAAGATGCTATATCTGTTATCACGTCTTGCTCCAAAGCTTGCCTTCCGTAAACTAAATAGCTTATAA
- a CDS encoding YybH family protein: MKVFILITLTFFFGSCTQKDYNKSQYEEDIVLIDELRETELEAARAGNVDSLMAIRTDDFVAMLPDMPAIEGKEDVREALIAMFGKMEEFEHNTRSEEIIVSGDWAIQRGTFTDRVTLKSSGETMAYEGKFLWILERQDDGSWKYSIQMSNRNESISD, translated from the coding sequence ATGAAAGTATTTATACTGATCACATTGACATTTTTTTTTGGTTCATGTACTCAGAAAGATTACAACAAGAGCCAATACGAAGAAGACATTGTCTTAATAGATGAGCTGCGAGAAACAGAATTAGAGGCTGCACGAGCAGGTAATGTGGATTCACTTATGGCAATCAGAACCGATGATTTTGTTGCAATGCTCCCGGATATGCCAGCTATCGAAGGAAAAGAAGATGTCCGGGAAGCTCTTATTGCTATGTTCGGGAAAATGGAAGAATTTGAGCATAACACACGATCTGAAGAAATTATAGTCTCTGGGGATTGGGCCATTCAACGGGGGACTTTTACCGATAGAGTAACCTTAAAATCCAGTGGAGAAACCATGGCTTACGAGGGGAAATTTCTCTGGATACTTGAACGACAAGATGATGGATCATGGAAATATTCTATTCAAATGTCGAATAGAAATGAATCTATTTCAGACTAA
- a CDS encoding DUF1328 domain-containing protein: MLRWSITFLIIAIRAAILGFGGIAGTAAGIAEILFYVFLVLFVISLIFGPRKV, encoded by the coding sequence ATGTTACGCTGGAGTATTACCTTTTTGATTATTGCAATAAGAGCAGCAATCCTGGGATTTGGAGGAATTGCAGGAACAGCGGCAGGCATTGCTGAAATATTATTTTATGTATTTCTGGTTCTTTTTGTGATTTCATTGATTTTTGGACCCAGAAAGGTCTAG
- a CDS encoding enoyl-CoA hydratase/isomerase family protein, protein MAENGEIKTHIDNNIGTIEFYHPKGNSLPGQMLRELASTITEMGEKEYVHVLILKSRGDGAFCAGASFDELIAIENYEEGKHFFMGFALVLNAMRHCPKLTIVRVQGKTVGGGVGIASAGDYTIAHKSASIKLSELALGIGPFVVGPAVKRKVGTSAFSTLSIDAASWNDAEWARQQGLFSKVCGSHKKLDQEVAALAEQLSDYSPDAMAELKNVFWEDTENWDELLEKRAEISGRLVLSDFTKNFINEFKNS, encoded by the coding sequence ATGGCCGAAAACGGAGAAATTAAAACCCATATCGACAACAACATCGGTACCATTGAATTTTACCATCCTAAAGGCAATTCACTCCCCGGACAGATGCTTCGCGAACTTGCCTCTACCATCACCGAGATGGGTGAAAAGGAGTATGTACACGTGCTGATACTCAAGAGTCGGGGTGATGGTGCTTTCTGTGCAGGTGCTTCGTTTGATGAACTTATAGCTATAGAAAACTATGAGGAAGGAAAACACTTTTTCATGGGGTTTGCCTTGGTTCTTAACGCCATGCGACACTGCCCAAAGCTTACTATCGTCCGCGTACAGGGCAAAACCGTGGGTGGAGGCGTAGGCATTGCCTCTGCTGGAGATTACACCATAGCACACAAATCTGCATCGATAAAGCTGAGTGAACTCGCACTCGGCATCGGTCCTTTTGTAGTAGGGCCTGCTGTGAAACGAAAAGTTGGCACTTCTGCATTCAGTACCCTTTCTATCGATGCAGCTAGTTGGAATGATGCAGAATGGGCTCGTCAACAGGGACTTTTTTCCAAAGTTTGCGGCAGTCATAAAAAGCTTGACCAAGAAGTAGCTGCTCTTGCGGAACAACTTTCAGATTACAGCCCCGATGCGATGGCTGAACTTAAAAACGTTTTTTGGGAGGATACAGAAAACTGGGATGAGCTGCTGGAAAAACGAGCTGAAATAAGCGGACGCCTGGTGCTATCTGACTTTACCAAGAATTTTATCAACGAGTTTAAAAATTCCTAA
- a CDS encoding YybH family protein: MLTCTLLACNQVSENKIKSDEAMIADQMDTIEELVSAGVSTDSILTQYLELFIDDPVLIPPGRSVIQGRDSALGFYKNAFSNIEILDVVYEEPVILIDGDMAARRFTGTTKIQIKGQVDTLLSTSRYVDVLQKQPDGKWRIAWHAWEQVDW, from the coding sequence ATGCTAACTTGCACATTGCTTGCCTGCAACCAAGTTTCTGAAAATAAAATCAAGAGCGATGAAGCCATGATAGCAGATCAGATGGATACCATTGAAGAATTGGTAAGTGCAGGGGTTTCAACAGATTCCATACTCACCCAATATCTAGAACTATTTATTGATGACCCGGTACTGATTCCTCCAGGCAGGAGTGTTATTCAAGGTCGTGATTCGGCCTTAGGATTTTACAAAAATGCCTTCAGCAATATCGAAATACTCGATGTTGTATATGAGGAACCAGTAATCCTAATTGATGGAGATATGGCTGCACGTCGATTTACTGGAACAACTAAAATCCAGATTAAAGGACAAGTAGATACCTTACTGTCGACAAGCCGGTACGTTGATGTATTACAAAAACAGCCAGACGGAAAGTGGCGTATAGCATGGCACGCATGGGAACAGGTAGATTGGTGA
- a CDS encoding SRPBCC family protein yields the protein MKYFLTILGILASIPLIVYGIGSFMPQSHTVSQQQTFDVPQQELWQLISDIKSYPDWRPYVDSVKVLSDSTEALRWREYYREADSLPFEVVSSNDSSKFITKIADADLPFGGTWTYAIDSTAAGTQLSITENGEVYSPIYRFISSVFVGYDTTIKQYFNDLERRINYLNK from the coding sequence ATGAAATATTTTCTAACCATATTAGGCATTCTGGCAAGCATTCCACTTATCGTCTACGGCATTGGCTCTTTTATGCCCCAGTCGCATACGGTAAGTCAACAACAAACCTTTGATGTACCCCAACAAGAGCTTTGGCAACTTATTAGCGATATTAAATCGTATCCCGACTGGCGCCCCTATGTTGACTCGGTAAAAGTACTTTCTGATTCAACCGAAGCGCTGCGCTGGCGAGAATATTATCGTGAGGCCGACTCATTGCCTTTTGAGGTTGTCTCTTCTAATGACAGCAGTAAATTTATAACTAAAATTGCAGATGCGGACCTTCCATTCGGTGGAACATGGACCTATGCTATTGATAGCACTGCGGCAGGCACCCAACTGTCCATAACTGAAAACGGAGAAGTTTATAGTCCTATATATCGATTTATTTCATCTGTTTTTGTTGGCTACGATACTACGATCAAACAATATTTTAATGATTTAGAACGCCGCATAAATTACCTTAACAAATAG
- a CDS encoding methyltransferase family protein, translating to MEQEKNNSTKNVTRGAFWASIIFYGLIAFEFFYMFSPFAAYIYSIYGPGLDTLNLTGSTSWLISFFMPHIARETQSVFITWHEMIGMTLFLGGFAAFLIGAAQIYWSKLKNSGAVFGGIYNHIRHPQYLALMISSFGMVLVWPRYLVLLGFVTVCFAYFFLARIEEGSCKQRFDGYGDYCSQTGMFFLPVIEQLFYKLPWPHKRWSRIIASLGLYLCVLMMAFSAARAIHLYSVNNLYTYTTEKEVYLSLGQIDADEISEMVHIVKSDSSVAASLVEFQDPDQRFINYVMPASLFVSEVPMYIPEGQVPTHEWPSNKDQSRYKIIFSLAHFSPESQAKDLDILLRAINKTPVLEVWIDRSSQTIEKILNSTPDQYYEGMPVPVF from the coding sequence ATGGAACAAGAGAAAAACAATTCAACGAAGAACGTCACACGTGGTGCCTTTTGGGCCAGTATCATATTTTATGGACTGATCGCATTTGAATTCTTTTATATGTTCAGTCCCTTTGCTGCGTATATTTACAGCATCTATGGACCGGGCCTTGACACGCTGAATCTTACAGGTTCTACCAGCTGGCTTATCAGCTTTTTTATGCCCCACATTGCTCGTGAAACGCAATCGGTATTCATAACTTGGCATGAAATGATTGGCATGACGTTGTTTCTGGGAGGATTTGCGGCTTTCCTAATAGGCGCTGCTCAAATCTACTGGAGTAAACTGAAAAATAGTGGTGCCGTTTTCGGTGGCATCTATAACCACATCCGGCACCCGCAATACCTTGCACTTATGATATCCAGCTTTGGAATGGTGCTGGTCTGGCCCCGTTATCTTGTGTTGCTTGGATTTGTAACGGTATGCTTTGCATACTTCTTCCTCGCCCGAATAGAAGAAGGCTCATGCAAGCAAAGGTTTGACGGCTATGGCGATTATTGCTCCCAAACCGGGATGTTTTTTTTACCTGTCATTGAACAGCTTTTTTATAAGTTGCCATGGCCTCATAAAAGATGGAGCCGTATCATAGCATCACTTGGACTTTATCTATGTGTTTTAATGATGGCTTTTTCCGCAGCAAGGGCTATTCATCTTTATTCAGTAAACAATCTCTATACCTATACAACAGAGAAAGAAGTATATCTTTCATTAGGCCAAATTGATGCTGATGAGATCTCAGAAATGGTCCATATAGTAAAATCCGATTCTTCTGTGGCGGCCTCTTTGGTTGAATTTCAAGATCCGGATCAACGGTTTATTAATTATGTGATGCCGGCTTCACTATTTGTGTCTGAAGTGCCAATGTATATACCGGAGGGTCAAGTGCCTACCCATGAATGGCCCAGTAATAAAGACCAAAGCCGCTACAAAATTATTTTCTCCCTGGCTCATTTTAGTCCCGAGAGCCAGGCTAAAGATCTGGACATCTTGCTTCGGGCTATAAATAAAACTCCGGTTCTGGAAGTCTGGATTGATCGTTCCTCCCAAACGATTGAAAAGATACTGAACTCAACACCTGATCAGTATTATGAGGGAATGCCTGTTCCGGTTTTCTAA